One stretch of Comamonas testosteroni DNA includes these proteins:
- the yidC gene encoding membrane protein insertase YidC, translating to MNDIRRTILWVIFGFSMVLLWDKWQIHNGKKPTFFPSPQTVSAPAAADVKPADVSVPQPAAAASAGDVPGAANAAAQPAAAVTPRQDVIVGSDVMRLTFDSEGGTLKASELLKYSDTADDKKLMQVFEENAKRVYLGQTGLIGGNFPTHKTPMTVMPGERELKDGQDSVQVRFESADLGGVKLVKTFTLKRGSYAVDVQHDVVNTGSAAVNPQLYMQLVRDGNKPEHESSFYSTFTGPAVYTEAKKYHKVEFKDIENGKAEVDKASSNGYVAMVQHYFASAWLLADGIQRDNFVRKVGDNLYAVGMITPVGTVEPGQTKTVSSRLFSGPQVEPMLEKLSPGLELVKDYGWLTILAKPLYWLLSELHKFIGNWGWSIVALVVLLKIAFYWLNAKAYSSMAKMKAINPRIQEMRERLKDKPQQMQQEMMRIYREEKVNPMGGCLPIVIQIPVFMALYWVLQSSVEIRNAPWIGWIHDLSVPDPFFILPLLMTLSSLLQTALNPAPPDPMQAKMMWIMPLMFSVMFFFFPSGLVLYWLTNNILSIAQQWIINKRMGVPPQFNLPKFGKAAEGK from the coding sequence ATGAACGATATTCGCCGCACCATACTGTGGGTGATATTTGGCTTTTCCATGGTTTTGCTCTGGGACAAGTGGCAAATCCATAACGGCAAAAAGCCCACCTTCTTCCCATCGCCGCAGACGGTCAGTGCGCCTGCTGCGGCTGATGTCAAGCCTGCTGACGTCAGCGTGCCCCAGCCCGCCGCTGCCGCCTCTGCTGGCGACGTGCCCGGTGCTGCCAATGCCGCAGCTCAGCCCGCGGCAGCCGTGACGCCCCGTCAGGACGTGATCGTGGGCAGCGATGTGATGCGCCTGACCTTCGACAGCGAAGGCGGCACGCTAAAGGCTTCCGAGCTGCTCAAGTACTCCGACACCGCGGATGACAAGAAGCTCATGCAGGTGTTCGAGGAAAATGCCAAGCGCGTCTACCTGGGACAGACCGGCCTGATCGGCGGCAACTTCCCCACGCACAAGACTCCCATGACCGTGATGCCCGGCGAGCGCGAGCTCAAGGACGGTCAGGACAGCGTGCAGGTGCGCTTCGAGTCCGCCGATCTGGGTGGTGTGAAGCTGGTCAAGACCTTCACGCTCAAGCGCGGCTCCTATGCCGTCGATGTGCAGCACGATGTGGTCAACACCGGCTCTGCCGCCGTGAACCCCCAGCTGTACATGCAGCTGGTGCGCGACGGCAACAAGCCCGAGCATGAGTCCAGCTTCTATTCCACCTTCACCGGTCCGGCTGTCTATACCGAAGCCAAGAAGTACCACAAGGTCGAGTTCAAGGACATCGAGAACGGCAAGGCCGAAGTCGACAAGGCATCTTCCAATGGCTATGTGGCCATGGTGCAGCACTACTTCGCCAGCGCCTGGCTGCTGGCCGACGGCATCCAGCGCGACAACTTCGTGCGCAAGGTGGGTGACAACCTCTACGCCGTGGGCATGATCACGCCCGTGGGCACCGTGGAGCCCGGCCAGACCAAGACCGTGAGCTCGCGTCTGTTCTCCGGCCCTCAGGTCGAGCCCATGCTGGAAAAGCTCTCGCCCGGTCTGGAACTGGTCAAGGACTATGGCTGGCTGACAATTCTGGCCAAGCCTCTGTACTGGCTGCTGTCGGAACTGCACAAGTTCATCGGCAACTGGGGCTGGTCCATCGTGGCCCTGGTGGTGCTGCTGAAGATTGCCTTCTACTGGCTCAACGCCAAGGCCTACTCCTCAATGGCCAAGATGAAGGCCATCAACCCCCGCATTCAGGAAATGCGCGAGCGTCTGAAGGACAAGCCCCAGCAGATGCAGCAGGAGATGATGCGCATCTACCGCGAGGAGAAGGTCAACCCCATGGGCGGCTGCCTGCCCATCGTCATTCAGATCCCTGTCTTCATGGCTCTGTACTGGGTGCTGCAGTCCAGCGTGGAAATTCGCAACGCGCCCTGGATTGGCTGGATTCACGACCTTTCGGTGCCGGATCCCTTCTTCATCCTGCCGCTGCTGATGACTCTGTCCTCGCTGCTGCAGACTGCCCTGAACCCCGCTCCTCCTGACCCCATGCAGGCCAAGATGATGTGGATCATGCCGCTGATGTTCAGCGTGATGTTCTTCTTCTTCCCCTCGGGTCTGGTGCTGTACTGGCTGACGAACAACATTCTGTCGATCGCTCAGCAGTGGATCATCAACAAGCGCATGGGCGTGCCGCCTCAGTTCAACCTGCCCAAGTTCGGCAAGGCTGCCGAAGGCAAGTAA